The following coding sequences are from one Bacillus kexueae window:
- a CDS encoding chemotaxis protein CheW: MTQTAVNELKVIVFQLEEKEYGIFVQDVKSIEKIVHITRVPGTPSYIKGVINLRGVVTPIIDLRTRFSLEEKIDDQTRVIISSKNNVDVGLIVDAAHDVIDITEDQIEPKPEVVGGVESSFIKGVTKIDKRLIMLLDIDKVLEGQDV, encoded by the coding sequence ATGACACAAACAGCGGTAAATGAACTAAAAGTTATCGTGTTTCAACTAGAAGAAAAAGAATACGGCATATTCGTACAAGATGTAAAATCAATTGAGAAAATCGTTCACATTACACGTGTTCCTGGAACGCCTTCCTACATAAAAGGAGTTATTAATTTACGCGGGGTTGTGACACCAATAATTGATTTACGAACACGATTTAGTTTAGAAGAAAAAATTGATGATCAAACTCGTGTAATTATTTCATCAAAAAATAATGTGGATGTTGGATTGATTGTTGACGCGGCCCATGATGTGATTGATATAACGGAAGACCAAATCGAACCAAAACCTGAAGTGGTAGGTGGGGTCGAATCTTCATTTATAAAAGGAGTTACTAAAATTGATAAGCGTCTCATTATGTTATTAGATATTGACAA